The DNA sequence GGACGCAACACCCTAACCTTGTgggactcagtttccttacctgtaaaatgggattgCAAGTCCCTTGCCTTCAGGGTTGTGGTAAGGATCGAACAGAATCCTCCAAGCTCAGCACTAATTACAGCAGGGTAGCAGTAGCGAAGCAGACAGCCTGTGCCATGAGGCTCCCACTTTCCCTGGGTCCCCGTTTGCCACACATGCAGGCGAGCCAGGCCCTGATTGTTTCTGCATTTCCTGGCAGCATCCTGAAAGACTTCAACGCCTGCAAGTGTCAGGGCCTTCGCTGCAGAGGCGAGCCCCAGCCCTCCTCCTACAGCAGGGAGCTCTGCATCTCCAAGTGGACTGTCACCTTTGCCACCTACCCTGAGGACATCTGCTGGTGAGCACCCCGCTGGGGAGGGGTGAGAGAGAGCCCTGGGCTCCTGGTGGGGGCTGCCCCATCACCTGGAACATCCGGTGACTTGACTTCAGGGGACATCGACACACATCTCTTGCAAGTCCCTGGGCCACAGTGCTGCAGCATGCTTGTGGCCCAGGCGGTGTCCACCCCAGGGCTTCCCCCACTGTTACTCTCTGCATTCGAGTGCTGTCCAGCAGAAGTGAGCTCCTTATGTAATTTCACGTGTTCTAGCAGCCGTGTTAAACAAGACATGGCtgacattaattttaataaagtagCTCTTTTAATGTattcaagatgtttacatatcaACACTTATTCTTTTTAATCAGGATAGTTTTACATTCTCTTTTTCATACTTAGTCTTTAAAGTCTGttgcatattttattattattacaatatttggggttttgaactcagggcttcgcacttgaaaagcaggcactctgctgattgagccacacttccagtacattttgctctggtattttggagatggggtgttgtGAACTTTCTGCCCAAGGTggctttgaattttgatcctcctgatctcagtctcccaagtggctaggatcacaggcgtgagccaccaactccTGACTGTTGCATATTTTATACTTCTGGTACCTGTCAGCTCAGACCATCACCCTTTGTGGCTATGTGTTGGTCAGTGCAGCCCTAGGTCAGGCTGGGGCCATGCTGGTGACCTTAGGCCATTAGTGTGACTTTAGCACCATCCTGGGGATGAGGCAGCCCAGCAGACTGCCTGCCCAGGTCACCTTGGTTGCTCACACAGACTGCATTTCGGGTGCTTGTCTCCACTGAATTTGAGTTCAGCTTCCAACAGTTTTGCTGTCTGGCGCACAGGGCTTTTCAGACTTGGGACTGGCGCATGGACTGGTTTTGGTGGGAACAAGAAGCCAGGTCAGGCTCCCATGGTCCCTGTGTCCATGCCTGCCACCTCCTCACACTACAACCCCTCTGGGAAGAACGTTTTGTTAGTCACAAAGCATTGCAGGTGTCCAAGAGGTGCCATACTCGAGCTTTGCTTGGTCTGTGGGGGCGCTTGTGACACCTCTTTGGGTGGGTTGTGGCCCCTAGACCCTGTTGGGGAGCCACATCAGTATAAACTAGTGTTTTCCTTCCGAGCTCATGGGGACCTGGAACTTAAGGCCAGTGCATGGAACTTGCTCTTACTCCTGAGGCCCAAACCAGACCTTAGCCAGAGCCCTGAGCTAGTGTCCTGGCCTGCCTGAATCTGACTTCTGGCCGTGGCACAGGTGGCATGGCAGGTGGCCTGTGCCTGGGAGCAGAGCCTCCTGACCTGTGTCCCCCTCTGCAGGAAGAACCTCTCCATCCAGGGCCTCCGCTGGTGGCTCCAGTGGTTGGGAATCAACTTTAGCCTCTTCCTGGTGCTGTTTTTCCTGACCACACCCTCCATTATCCTGTCTACCATGGACAAATTCAACGTCACCAAACCCATCCATGCCTTGAATGTGAGTGAACGTGCTACAAAGCCCACCCAGAAGGGCTGGAGGGAAGAGGTTGTAGTGGGTAGGGGATGAGAGCCGAGGCTGTGGGGGGACTGAGCCAGGAGGCCAGGTCACTTGGCACACATCTGCACTTTGAAGCCCCAAGCAGGCCTGGCCACGTTTATTCCAGTGTCTTCTTAGTAATGTGATGTGTATTTAATTAACGGAATCATTTTAAGTGCTCAACAGGACAGATGATTCAAGTTGAAGATGGTGCAGTCTGCCTGCACCAGTGTTTAGCATGTTTAAGATTACAGTCATGGTGGTGGACTTGAGGGGCTGAAAAGAGCAGAATGTGGATTGTCTCCAAGCAATGTTCTGGACATAATGCAAAGAGTTTGCTGGGGTGACAGACCAggatttcttctacattttactTCTTGATAATCTTGTTATAGACTCATTTATTCCACATAGGTGATGAATGATTTTCAAAATGTTGCCCGGCACAGTGGCTACTCTGGAGGcttaaggcaagaggattgcttgaGACCAGGATGTGTAGCAAGACTccctgccaaaaaccaaaaagaaacaaaacataaagcTAAACTAAGAGGTGGATGTGGtgatgaacacctgtaatcccagcactgaggctgaggcaggagggtcaaagttcaaggccagcctgggctagctAAGGAGACCTGACTgcaaacagacaaacagacaaacaaagcTGAGTCAGATAACATCTAAACACACCCAATGGCCATCTACAGAAAGAGGCTGGTTTCTCATTAACTGCTGAAATAAGGCcacaaatctttctttttcttttttccagctcTGCTTGGTGCTTGGTTAATCACCTCTGGGGAGGAGTGCTAGGTGGGGCCTCTGGGCCCCAGGTCCTGGGTTTGCCATCTCCTAGCTGGTGAATTTTGAACCTGTTTTTCATCCAAGAACTGGAGTTAAAACCCCTgcaatgggctggtggagtggctcaggtagtagagcacctgtctagaaagtgtgaggccctgagttcaaaccccggtaccacaaacacaaaagacaacaacaaaaaaccccacctgCCATATCATGGGATGTTGATCAAAGGAGGCAGCACGTGGGGAAGCTAGCTTCCACCTCCTGGCTAGAGAACAAGGGCCTGAGGAAATCTGTGGCTTAAATTCCTAGGTTGAGATGTGTGAGGATGATCTGTTGGTTAGAGTTCCCCTTTGTCTCTTTCATATAAGCTACATTCTTATTTCACCATTTGTGATTCCAGTTTGGATTTCTTTAAAGAGAATTTAGGCTGGGGGTGTAGATCAGTTGTAGAGTGAGCGTTTAccttgtgtgaggccctgggttctatccctaatataacaaataaataagcaaagtgTTTATTGagctagaatttattttttttttttggtactcaggacctacaccttgagccactccaccatcccttttttgtgaaggattttttgagagagggtcttgagaactctttgcccaggctggctttgaactgtgatcctcctgatctctgcttcctgagtagctaggattagctaggattacaggcatgggccaccagcacccagcatttaaagatatttaaagaatttaaagataTTTGCAAAGTCATTCCAAATGTAGAACTTTCCTGGGTTTCACATCACTTGGTCTTTACACTTAAATTACTCTTATATATAAgtcaacagcttttttttttttggaagcactggggtttgaacttaaggactcaagcttactaggcaggccctctaccacttgagccactccaccagccccgctttgggtttttttgagatagggtcttgtgagctatttgcctggggtgtcTTTGAACCTTGGCCCTCCTGATCGCcaccctcttgagtagctgggattacaggcctgagccactggtgccccgcTACTCAACGGCATTTTTGAGAAACGGGCCTTTATATATCTTTCCAAAATAGCCagctaaatttgtttttttcttttttttcggtgctggaaTGGAAACCAGGGCCTCGTATGtgccaggcaagctctctaccactaagctgcaccGCCAGCCCAATTTTCAAAGACagtttcatagtttttatgttcatGTAATCAGTGAAAGTAAGCTAATCAAACCACGTAATGATAACAGTACGACTGTCGTAAATGGGACTGGGGTCAAACCCAATGGGTTCCTGGACCACGGGCTCTCAGAGGACGACAGCTGGGAGGTGCCCTGACATGACTGGGCTCTCTCCCCATGGGGAGTGGAGAGGCCTCATCAGATGAGTGGAATCTCAGCGTGTGTGAAACTACAGGTGCCGTTGTTGTTATCCCACCAACACTTGTGGACTGCCTTCCCTGTACGCAGCCCAACACTGGGTCTGTGGGATGACAAGACCCTTCCCAGAGTCCAGAGCCCCCGTGACTCTCCTGCCGTGGACCTTGTCTTCCAGAACCCAGTCATTAGCCAGTTCTTCCCAACTCTGCTCCTCTGGTCCTTCTCGGCCCTGCTTCCGTCCATTGTCTACTACTCCACCCTGCTGGAGTCTCACTGGACCAAGTGAGTGCCGGagccccagtcccctcccctggGAACAACGTCTCTGCCCCCAAGCCCTGGGCAGTAGGCACATAGCAGGGCCTTCCTGAAGCACCTGGAGCATTGGGGGATCCCCAGTGCTTACCTCTGGCTTCCTGCAGGTCAGGGGAAAACCGTATCATGATGACCAAGGTCTACATCTTCCTGATTTTCATGGTGCTGATCCTGCCCTCCCTGGGCCTCACCAGGTTTGTCGCCTCTGCACTGTCAGCTCAGAATCAGGGCCACAGCTGGAGGGCATCCTCCCCAGCACAGAAGTGGTTTTGCAGCTGCGGCTGGTCCCTACAGCTTTTAAGCCTGTTGTACCCATGAGGATGTAGTGTGCTGGTGGTTGACTATGGAAAtatggtcttttaaaaattaattaattaactcaaAAGCTTGCAGCCAGGtgcaactactcaggaggtagagatcaggaggataacagttcaaggcAAGGcctgacaaaaagttagcaagaccccatctaaactaACAAgctgcatgcctgtggtcccagctatgaggTGGGAACATTGCTGTTTGAGGCAGGCGCTGGTAGATAAAGTAGAAGATGCCATCTGAAAAATTACGagaacacttgctttgcaagttagaagccctgagttcaagggcgtagctcaagtggtagaatgcttgcctagcaagctggagaccctaagttcaaaaccaccaaaaacataaaaaacttgcaaacaaaaCTTACTGAGGTCTAATCATAGTTGTGTTTATTTCAAGGAAGCTTCTGTTGAGCAGGCCTGGTGAGTCAGGCCGAGTCACATCTTAGTGAGTGGCGTAGATCTCTAGATCCCAGCTGGGTGAAGCAAAAGGAAAACCATACCGTGATCACATGGTGTTAGAAACAGACTCCCAGAGGCGGGGcccgtagctcagtggtacagtgctgccTAGCATGAGCGCCCGGAGCTCCAGGCTTTGATCCCTAGCATtaccaaaaaatagaaaaggaagggaggggagggaatgggaggggagggaagggaagggagaaagaaagtcCTGTGACTCACTTGTTTTGCAGTCTGGATTTCTTCTTCCGATGGCTCTTTGACAAGACGTCCTCAGAGGCCTCCGTCAGGTTGGAGTGAGTGTCCTTTGAGCTGCTCTGGGTATGAGACCACAGGACCTGTGGGGAGGACCACAGGACCTCCTCCCCAGACAGCAGGCCTGGGGCTTCACTTCCAGCCTTTCTGTGTTTCTGGGACTCCGTGAGAAATGACCCACCTTGGGCTATGCTTGCAGAAAGATGGTTAATCTTAGGTCAAAAATCAGTACACGTCAGACACTTTTCTAGTTTGAAACTTGCTGACGAAGCACAGAGCTGCGGGGAGAAGGAGCTGTGAGTCACAGTGGGCCAGGCAGTGGGGAGGGAGAATGACTAATTAAACCTGGCAACCTGAGTGAGGGTCTGGTCTGAGATTCTTTTTGTTGGAGAATGGAGTTAAACATAGGGTGCTGTGTGTCCTCGAAGCACTTAATAGTGACAGCTGTTTAAGAAGGTGCTTTGCTAAAtgttttttgcatctttttttttaacctttagaaCAAGCTTTGAGGTAGATACTACTAttacttccattttacagatcaggAAACAGGTTCAGATGTGTTGAGTTACTTGGCCGGGGGAGCCCACCTAGTTTAGAGACAGAGCCAAGATCAAGCCACTGTACTTGAGGGCTTGTTGTAGCCCAAAGCCTTGGGCTCAGATTTTCCAAGGGAATGCTCACAGGGCAGGTTAACTATGGTCTGTGATCCGTGGTCGCCTGTGAGGCAGGCAGGTTGTTTTAAGTGCTATCTTCCTGAGTAGGCTGATGACTCCGGAGCTGGCAGCCACAGACAGGCACAACTAGCTCTAGTCCAGGGTGACAGTGACTTCAGATCATCAGATCCAGGGCTGGCTCTTAGTCCCCTGTCTCTGATCTGTCAGAAACATCTGACACATTTGACGAGCTTCCTCTGGAGACATCTTCCTCACTCAGCTCTGGGACTTCGCTCTTGGCATCCCTGCCCCAGACATCTCCTTCCCAGCCTTTTCAGGGGTTCTTTCAAGTCTCCCCAGCTTTGTGCATTGGCTCAGCCCTTGGTCCCCTGTCTTATCCCGCTCTAGGTGACCTCAGAGGACCCATGGCTTCAATACCACTCATCCACTCCTGAATGTGGACAAGGCggtgggtgcagctcagtggtacagcacatgcttAGTATTCTTGAGGCCATGGGTTCCACCCCCACTactgtgtggtgctgggatggaaccctggGCCTCCTGCctactaggcaagcgctctaacACTAAGCCTCATCCCCagctaaaagtaaaaataaatacatgcagaCAACACCCACACTTGCCACTTCTGAGGGAGTTTTGGGGGTGTTGCAGACCTCACGTGCCCAAACTCCACTCCTGGCTTTTAGTCCAAATCTGCCACTGCACCGTTTCCCCATTGCGTACGTCTTCCTAGTTCTCTGGAAAAACCCTTGGAGATCCttgcctcctttctttccttcccacacCACGGCCAGTCTATCAGCGGATCCAGACAGCTCTGTCTCCAAGATGGGTCCAGAATCCCACCCTGTTGCTCACGGGTGACAGCCGTCCAGTCTGCAGTGCTCTCCCTGTCCCAGCACACCCTCAACCCCATCAGAGTCACCCTCCTGCTCTAGGCCCTGGGTCCTTTCAGCCTCAATTTCTAGCTCTCCCCCGCGCTCTGCTGTGCAGCCTATGTCCCTCATGCTGTCATCTCATGAGCGAGCGAGGCCTCTCTGACTTCCTGCTGACATCACACACGTCCCCGCCCTGCCTGACTTCCTGGGGAGCACATGTCTAGCACACAGTGGGTTACTTCGTTTGTGTCCCCAGGCAGCGTGTAAATTCAAAGACAGAGGAGTTCAGGGCTAGATTTTATGCTCAGCGTCCGGCACTCGGCTCTGCTctacaaatggtgctggggaaggGATGTGGTCAAAGTCCTCCCGgggcccctcctcctccctcctgggACAAGGAGGCTCCTGGGTCCCAGCTCACAGAGCCCACCTGGCTCCCAGGTGCGTCTTCCTGCCAGACCAGGGCGCCTTCTTTGTGAACTACGTCATCGCCTCGGCCTTCATTGGCAACGGCATGGAGCTGCTGCGGCTGCCAGGCCTGGTCCTCTACACCTTCCGCATGATCATGGCCAAGACCGCCGCTGACCGCAGGAACGTCAAGCAGGTGCCACCTCCGACCCTCCCCAGCGTCCACTCACGTCCACGAGCTCAGGACTTATTCAGCCCCACAGTGCCAGGCACTGCGCAGAGCCACCCGACAGCGCCAGGCACTGCCAAGAACTTCTCAAACCTGGGCCCAAGGCCAGCTCTGCCAGGAACCCTATTTTCCCTAGGCACAAACTGCACTGGCCAAGGACACCCGAGCTGGGGCTGAGCTGATGCTCAGGGGGACACTGGCTCTGTGGGGACTCACCTGTGGGGTGGACCTGACCAGTACAGGAAACACAAGGAGAGCATGAACGGCCATGGCTTGGGGGGGCTGGGTGTGTGCTGAGAAGGCACAGTTGTCTGGGAAGGAATGCCGAGACCTCCAAAAGTGGGGTGGACATGCACCTCAGACGTCCCGTGTCCCCCGCCACTCAGAGTACACATTGGGGTGCTTTGGGCGGGACCAGCCTGCaagcccctctcctctcctcctcccagcACCAGGCCTTCGAGTACGAGTTTGGAGCCATGTACGCGTGGATGCTCTGTGTCTTCACTGTCATCATGGCCTACAGCATCACGTGCCCCATCATCGCGCCCTTCGGTGAGTGGCCCTGGAGCTGGGCCCAGGCCACGTGGATAGCAGTTCTACTGTGCCTCTCGGGACAGCCACCACCAGGCCACGGTGGAGCCCGCACGGCAAGCTCTTGTAGCCATGGGGAACCACAAGTTACCAAGTACCTGTGACTCCACTGGCCTCCAGCTACGACCTCTCGTAGTGCTGTCCTGTGAGGTGGTCTGTCCTCTGGCTCACCATCGCAttcttggttgattttttttttttttgaggtagggtctcattctgttgtagcccagcctggtctcgaacttgggatcttcctgctttcacctccaagtgctgggatgaagACAGGAACGTACCAAGCCCTGAGCTTCACACATGCCACGAGCTGCACCCCCAGTGCAGCAGCAGAGTTTTGACTGCTAGTTCAGTGCTGTCTTACTTAGTGAAAAGACGCAACCAAGAAGGACTGGGGTGGAGCTCATTGGTGGAGCCCTGGTCTAGCAGGCGTGAGGTTCCAGGTTCAATCTTCAGCAAGAAAGTGACAGAAAAAGGAAGCACCCAGCTTCTGTGCCCCCTTGATAAGGCCTTCCCGCATgtgagggaaggagggggtgggaacTGAGCATCGGGGCTCAGTGTGAGGCCAGTGACCTCAGTATGAAACAGCGCCTTTCCCAGACAGTTCTGGAATGCCAGTGTGCTGTGCAGACACAATTACTGACACTGGCACTCCCTTGGGGGTCAGGAAGAAGTGAGGAGGAGGCAAGGTGGGAGAGAAAGAGACGGAACTAGCAGCCAGGATGTGCATTTTGCCTGGTTTCAGTTCGGCTATAGATCAGCAGCCCCACCTTAGTTCCACGTGAAAAACAGACCCCTGGGAGAAAAGGGGCAGAGGTGCCCCTGTGGCTTAGGGAGTCTCCAGCTCACAGCCCCACTTCTGCAGGGCTCATCTACATCTTGCTCAAGCACATGGTAGACCGGCACAACCTCTACTTCGCCTACCTCCCGGCCAAGCTGGAGAAGAGGATCCACTTTGCAGCCGTGAACCAGGCGTTGGCAGCCCCCATCCTCTGCCTCTTCTggctcttcttcttttccttcctgcgCCTGGGTGAGGGGCCTGTGGGATCTGGGGCTGGTCTGGTCTCATATTCCCACACCCACTCCGGCTACTTTTAGGCCATCAGATTGGTGTCCTATCAGAATGTGGTACCCAGAGAAAGGCTGGTTGGTTGACTGTCCAATCAGAACATGGTGCCCAGAGTGAAggctggctgggtgtggtgttgaCAGTCGGCTCCTAAGTCAGCGCCACTCAGGTGTAACCTTCCTGAAGTCCTGGCGTATTGTCCCAGACATCTCTGGAGACAAAGACCACCCTTACATACCCTGTGGACTGAATCAGAGGAGACGAGGAAGCTGATAGGGAGTTTTCTTTAGGGTGTGGATGGGCCTAGGTCCCCACAACTCAGGATGGAATGTGCTGGGAGGAAAcctgaaagaagagaagaaggaggagctATGTGTCTCTACCCAGTCAGGGCAGGGAAGCCTCCAGCCCACTGGGCCCAGGGCCCA is a window from the Castor canadensis chromosome 11, mCasCan1.hap1v2, whole genome shotgun sequence genome containing:
- the Tmem63a gene encoding CSC1-like protein 1 isoform X3; this translates as MTGCWRRSRKRSAGSGISPWEWPSSPSGRRPWPPSDILKDFNACKCQGLRCRGEPQPSSYSRELCISKWTVTFATYPEDICWKNLSIQGLRWWLQWLGINFSLFLVLFFLTTPSIILSTMDKFNVTKPIHALNNPVISQFFPTLLLWSFSALLPSIVYYSTLLESHWTKSGENRIMMTKVYIFLIFMVLILPSLGLTSLDFFFRWLFDKTSSEASVRLECVFLPDQGAFFVNYVIASAFIGNGMELLRLPGLVLYTFRMIMAKTAADRRNVKQHQAFEYEFGAMYAWMLCVFTVIMAYSITCPIIAPFGLIYILLKHMVDRHNLYFAYLPAKLEKRIHFAAVNQALAAPILCLFWLFFFSFLRLGLKAPATLFTFLVVLLTILVCLAYTCFGCFKHLSPLNYKTEESVSDKGSEAEAPVPPPFTPYVPRILNGLTSERTALSPQQQQTYGAIRNISGTISGQHLAPSPEDSVASAYQEA